A stretch of Aedes aegypti strain LVP_AGWG chromosome 2, AaegL5.0 Primary Assembly, whole genome shotgun sequence DNA encodes these proteins:
- the LOC5570241 gene encoding protein atonal homolog 8 yields the protein MNAMNAIAKMYPKLSAVELSAILMKGAAMSAAASLERDSGFNSGSSEHEDDLKSLDQSSRDGLITPENSSEDSVEVKLPQTVIKNKRKSTEPLRVISDAELLGPIKKRIRYDDQIKEEKESLLDHHVNGNPFRPWAPSEDVPAGHPLPAHFPNPADLLVRHPGVTTFHRAISLKPLDRLQQQSPASIFPPSIPSTSTSTPCQQQPLALISKKSQSFKTPSHTLQDSIRQSSSDHSVFLPPHPVRDPSRASATKTNQPRNYKNMTRERRIEANARERTRVHTISAAYEKLRQAVPSYSDAQKLSKLSILRIACSYILTLSRMAGDDYSADGSEPSIDECVEMVTKTIQTEGKIKKKKDD from the coding sequence GTGCTGCAATGTCCGCTGCCGCTTCGTTGGAACGTGATTCCGGTTTCAATTCGGGCAGCTCCGAGCACGAAGACGATCTCAAAAGCCTAGACCAGAGCTCCAGAGATGGACTCATCACACCGGAAAACAGCTCGGAGGATTCGGTTGAAGTCAAACTTCCTCAAACCGTAATCAAAAACAAGCGCAAAAGTACGGAGCCCTTACGAGTGATTTCGGATGCGGAACTTCTCGGACCCATCAAAAAACGTATCCGTTACGATGATCAGATCAAAGAAGAAAAGGAATCCCTTCTAGATCACCACGTGAATGGAAACCCTTTCCGACCATGGGCTCCAAGTGAGGATGTACCAGCTGGTCATCCACTACCTGCACACTTCCCCAACCCGGCGGATCTGCTGGTCAGACACCCTGGAGTAACCACCTTTCACCGTGCCATCAGCCTGAAGCCCTTGGACCGTCTTCAGCAGCAATCACCAGCTTCCATCTTCCCGCCATCCATCCCCTCCACCTCCACCAGTACCCCCTGCCAACAGCAACCCCTCGCATTGATCTCTAAGAAATCCCAGTCCTTCAAAACCCCCTCCCATACTCTCCAAGACAGCATCCGGCAGTCCTCATCGGACCACTCTGTATTCCTGCCACCGCACCCCGTCAGAGATCCTTCTCGGGCTTCAGCAACCAAAACAAATCAACCTCGCAACTACAAAAACATGACCCGTGAGCGACGGATCGAAGCGAATGCCCGCGAAAGAACCCGAGTTCACACGATCTCAGCAGCCTACGAAAAACTCCGGCAAGCCGTACCCTCCTACTCCGATGCGCAGAAACTCTCCAAACTGTCCATCCTGCGGATTGCGTGTTCCTATATTCTGACCCTTAGCCGGATGGCTGGCGACGATTACAGTGCGGACGGATCGGAACCCTCGATCGACGAGTGCGTCGAAATGGTGACGAAAACCATTCAAACCGAGGGCAagatcaagaagaagaaggacgaCTAA